A portion of the Bdellovibrionales bacterium genome contains these proteins:
- a CDS encoding helix-turn-helix transcriptional regulator, producing MQIFRHKTYHAILQEWIAHEKSKGPRLQLARAAGCSPSWLTRVLADEVQLTPDQAAGIADYLHLTDDETDPFCCLSIWSGQQRPCSRGGSSAS from the coding sequence ATGCAGATCTTTAGACACAAAACTTACCATGCGATTCTTCAGGAATGGATTGCCCATGAAAAATCAAAGGGACCCCGGCTTCAGCTGGCACGAGCTGCAGGGTGTAGTCCGTCCTGGCTCACCCGGGTATTGGCCGATGAAGTTCAACTCACCCCGGACCAAGCTGCTGGGATCGCTGATTACTTGCATCTCACTGATGATGAAACGGACCCTTTCTGTTGCTTGTCGATCTGGAGCGGGCAGCAACGCCCTTGCTCAAGAGGTGGATCCAGCGCAAGCTGA
- a CDS encoding DUF4423 domain-containing protein: MLKRWIQRKLTELSRESRKLRSALKGESAVSQENAIKYYSSWIYAGVHVACMIKVQSPSEVAKLLNLSESRVGRVIKELRDMGLVNSESEGFIAVSKGVHLPAGSDHGNSGHAIWRQKVIQYFQEGGGEGLHYSGVHCLSRADIDRIQELLKSAVLNCREVIRDSPSETLAVMCVDWFEL, translated from the coding sequence TTGCTCAAGAGGTGGATCCAGCGCAAGCTGACGGAGCTTAGCCGCGAAAGCCGCAAACTGCGGAGTGCGCTTAAGGGCGAATCAGCAGTTTCACAAGAAAATGCGATCAAATATTATTCAAGTTGGATTTACGCAGGAGTCCACGTTGCTTGTATGATCAAAGTTCAGTCTCCCAGTGAAGTTGCAAAACTTTTGAATCTTTCTGAATCAAGGGTCGGGAGAGTCATCAAGGAACTGCGGGATATGGGACTTGTGAATTCTGAAAGTGAGGGATTTATAGCTGTTTCAAAGGGTGTGCACCTGCCGGCTGGTTCCGACCATGGCAATTCGGGTCACGCCATCTGGAGACAAAAAGTGATCCAGTATTTTCAGGAAGGGGGCGGGGAGGGCCTGCACTACTCCGGTGTCCACTGTCTCTCTCGGGCCGATATTGATCGTATTCAGGAGTTGCTAAAAAGCGCTGTGCTCAATTGCCGAGAAGTGATTAGGGATTCGCCATCAGAGACGCTAGCAGTGATGTGTGTTGATTGGTTTGAGTTGTGA
- a CDS encoding winged helix-turn-helix transcriptional regulator, translating to MRQGEDKLNLTFMALSDPTRRAILAQLSRGESTVQELSKPFDISAPAITKHLKVLEKAGLISRSKEAQWRPCRIKAEALKDAADWIGNYRIFWEESFDRLDTYLKKLTGKKRGNRNGRKK from the coding sequence ATGAGGCAAGGCGAGGATAAATTAAATCTGACTTTTATGGCTCTCTCAGATCCTACTCGTAGAGCAATATTAGCTCAATTGTCCAGAGGCGAAAGTACTGTGCAAGAGCTCTCCAAGCCATTTGATATTTCCGCTCCGGCAATAACCAAACATCTTAAAGTCCTCGAAAAGGCCGGGCTTATTTCCAGAAGTAAAGAGGCTCAATGGCGCCCGTGCCGTATAAAAGCCGAGGCACTTAAAGACGCCGCAGATTGGATTGGTAACTATAGAATATTTTGGGAAGAAAGTTTCGACAGACTTGATACTTATTTAAAGAAATTAACAGGGAAGAAGAGGGGAAATAGAAATGGCCGCAAAAAATAA
- a CDS encoding SRPBCC domain-containing protein, which yields MAAKNKPNELYIERIYDAPLKMVWEAWVDPKQVAQWWGPRGFTLTSHSKDVRTGGHWNYTMHGPDGVDYPNKTKYLEVEKYSRMVYDHGGNDDQPPLFRVTVNFIDLKGKTRMEMTMALATAEAASETKKFIKKAGGNSTWDRLAEFLEMESTNQDVFVINQTFDAPLNLMFELWTDPKHLGLWMGPAGSRIDYLKADIKPGGSAFYCMTGAGDTKIYGKANYLEIVKPHQLVYTQHFCDKNEKMARHPMAPTWPEVMKTIVKLEAEGPDKTRVTVKSWYFYSYCGKQRELRFWPSLPIAIRKAHLIAIFLIEMTFMGSFL from the coding sequence ATGGCCGCAAAAAATAAACCAAATGAACTCTATATCGAACGCATTTATGATGCTCCACTTAAGATGGTCTGGGAGGCTTGGGTTGACCCCAAACAAGTGGCTCAATGGTGGGGGCCGCGCGGGTTTACTCTGACCAGCCATAGTAAAGACGTGCGAACAGGCGGCCATTGGAACTACACAATGCATGGACCGGATGGGGTCGACTATCCCAACAAGACAAAATATCTTGAAGTCGAAAAATATTCTCGTATGGTTTATGATCATGGTGGGAACGATGATCAGCCGCCCCTGTTTCGTGTGACTGTCAATTTTATTGATCTTAAAGGCAAAACCAGAATGGAAATGACTATGGCCCTAGCTACAGCTGAAGCCGCATCTGAAACCAAGAAATTTATCAAAAAAGCTGGAGGAAATTCGACTTGGGACCGGCTTGCTGAATTCTTAGAAATGGAATCTACAAATCAAGATGTTTTTGTGATCAATCAAACTTTTGATGCTCCATTAAACTTGATGTTTGAATTGTGGACCGACCCAAAGCACCTTGGTCTTTGGATGGGGCCAGCTGGTTCTAGAATAGATTATTTAAAAGCTGACATTAAACCTGGTGGAAGTGCCTTTTATTGCATGACAGGCGCCGGAGACACAAAGATATACGGAAAAGCAAACTATCTAGAAATTGTTAAACCCCATCAACTTGTCTATACCCAACATTTCTGCGACAAAAATGAAAAGATGGCTCGTCACCCAATGGCCCCTACTTGGCCTGAGGTCATGAAGACAATTGTTAAACTGGAGGCTGAAGGCCCTGATAAAACCCGTGTGACTGTCAAATCTTGGTACTTCTATTCATATTGTGGAAAGCAACGAGAATTGAGGTTTTGGCCAAGCTTGCCTATCGCAATTCGAAAGGCGCATCTTATTGCAATTTTCCTGATAGAAATGACATTTATGGGCTCATTTTTGTAA
- a CDS encoding response regulator transcription factor, whose protein sequence is MNVLLVEDDPALARGIQVILEIEGYRTFWASNLKSAYEINEGEKLGLVILDLGLADGSGFDFLTKVRESGSRLPIIVLTAKTDEDSIVEGLQRGANDYMKKPFGNRELLARIKAILREPQLRENQFRFGDLLLLVDQRVVKYKEKLIEVNRREFDILLFLVQRANTIVNREILLQAMDKDGQIFDRTIDSHISHLRSRFRSANISTIKISSVYGLGYRLEKV, encoded by the coding sequence ATGAATGTGCTTTTAGTTGAAGATGATCCAGCTTTAGCTCGAGGAATCCAAGTCATTTTAGAGATTGAGGGCTACCGGACCTTCTGGGCGTCCAATTTAAAATCAGCTTACGAAATTAATGAAGGAGAAAAATTAGGACTTGTCATACTCGACCTAGGGCTTGCGGATGGCAGTGGATTTGATTTTTTGACTAAAGTCCGAGAATCTGGCTCACGACTGCCGATCATTGTACTCACCGCAAAGACAGATGAAGACTCGATCGTTGAAGGACTTCAGCGCGGGGCTAATGATTATATGAAAAAGCCCTTTGGCAACCGGGAACTTTTGGCGCGAATCAAAGCTATTCTTAGGGAGCCGCAGTTAAGGGAAAATCAATTTCGCTTTGGTGATCTTCTTCTCTTGGTTGACCAACGAGTTGTAAAATATAAGGAAAAATTAATTGAAGTCAACCGACGCGAATTTGATATCCTTCTGTTTTTAGTTCAGCGTGCAAATACGATTGTTAATCGTGAAATCCTGCTTCAAGCTATGGACAAAGATGGTCAGATTTTTGATCGCACAATAGATTCGCACATCAGCCATCTTAGATCTCGATTCCGTAGTGCTAACATATCAACAATTAAAATTTCATCTGTCTATGGTCTCGGATATAGATTGGAAAAAGTATGA
- a CDS encoding S9 family peptidase, which translates to MVHFFPTKIEDFVFSIFRELFQVALISGVMAVLLPFSAAATQVPPDPFYGLEDIEGEGSMAWVLGQNQKTTDVLEADPAYHSIFADIKGILFAADRVPFSSFHKGYFWNFWQDEVHKHGVIRRTSLEEYKKESPNWDVILDLDKLSQAEGENWVFKGYEWLTRNSQRLLVTLSRGGKDAAVVREFDLESRQFVTDGFFVPESKSSLVGLNENTVLIAGEFGEGSLTKSGYPRTVRLWHRGQPLDQAVIKFEVKESDIQADSSLIRDEEKEHVLFHRIMDFYNTELFIQEGDGSLRQIPKPLSSSFLGIKENHIFLILKEKLVLEKRTIPVNSIVRFKREATNLDGVETVFTAGPRQSIEDVQVRKNRVFVNVLDNIRGKILDIKLDQEGRWVSTQLPFPTTGVITFALKSDEEPADITTMTYTDHLTPTSQYLVNDGDNSFELELIKKSPDRFDASKYEVVQYFARSSDRTEIPYFVLKPKDMAFDGTHPTIQYGYGGFEISLTPYYSASIGKIWLERGGVYVIANIRGGGEFGPEWHQAALRENRQVAFDDFIAVSRDLIDRKITSPEKLGIEGGSNGGLLVGATMVQRPELYKAALVQVPLLDMVRYSKLLAGASWMAEYGDPDDPKQCAHLLKYSPYHNLNPKTQYPQPLFTTSTKDDRVHPGHARKMAARMLEQGHSVFYYENINGGHAGRANLEETAHVMAMEYTYFWNRLR; encoded by the coding sequence GTGGTTCATTTTTTTCCAACAAAAATAGAAGATTTTGTTTTTTCGATTTTCAGGGAGCTTTTTCAAGTTGCACTGATTTCTGGAGTTATGGCTGTGCTCCTCCCCTTTTCGGCAGCAGCCACCCAGGTTCCTCCTGATCCATTTTATGGTCTTGAGGACATAGAGGGGGAAGGGTCGATGGCTTGGGTTCTCGGGCAAAATCAAAAGACGACCGATGTCTTAGAAGCCGATCCCGCCTATCACTCAATTTTCGCAGACATAAAGGGCATTTTGTTTGCCGCGGACCGGGTGCCATTTTCCTCCTTTCACAAAGGATATTTCTGGAATTTTTGGCAGGACGAAGTGCACAAGCATGGGGTGATTCGTCGAACAAGTCTGGAAGAATATAAGAAGGAAAGTCCTAACTGGGATGTTATTCTGGATTTGGATAAATTGTCTCAGGCAGAGGGAGAAAACTGGGTCTTTAAGGGATACGAATGGCTGACCAGAAATTCTCAGAGATTGCTGGTCACTCTTTCACGCGGAGGAAAGGATGCTGCTGTCGTTCGAGAGTTCGATCTTGAGTCGCGGCAGTTTGTTACGGATGGATTTTTTGTGCCTGAATCAAAATCTTCTTTGGTGGGATTAAATGAGAATACCGTTCTGATTGCGGGCGAATTTGGAGAAGGTTCTTTAACCAAGTCTGGGTACCCTCGAACGGTTAGGCTTTGGCATCGTGGTCAGCCTCTCGATCAGGCGGTGATCAAATTTGAGGTAAAGGAGTCAGATATACAAGCCGATTCCTCTTTGATTCGGGACGAAGAAAAAGAACATGTGCTATTTCATCGAATCATGGATTTTTACAATACCGAATTGTTTATCCAAGAGGGAGATGGATCTCTTCGGCAAATTCCAAAGCCTTTAAGTTCCAGTTTTCTTGGAATAAAGGAAAATCACATTTTCTTAATCTTGAAAGAAAAATTGGTTCTGGAAAAGCGAACAATTCCAGTCAATTCAATTGTTCGCTTCAAAAGAGAAGCCACGAATCTTGATGGCGTAGAAACAGTATTTACAGCAGGTCCTCGGCAGTCAATAGAAGATGTTCAAGTACGAAAAAATCGAGTTTTCGTGAATGTTCTAGATAATATCAGAGGGAAGATTCTCGATATCAAACTGGATCAGGAGGGCCGATGGGTGTCCACCCAGCTTCCCTTCCCGACCACGGGAGTCATTACATTCGCCCTTAAGAGCGATGAGGAGCCTGCTGATATCACGACGATGACCTACACTGATCACTTAACTCCGACTAGCCAATATTTAGTGAATGATGGAGATAACAGCTTTGAGCTCGAGTTGATTAAGAAATCTCCCGATCGATTTGATGCCAGCAAGTATGAGGTGGTTCAATATTTTGCTCGGAGCTCAGATAGAACTGAAATCCCCTACTTTGTTCTAAAACCAAAAGACATGGCCTTCGATGGGACTCACCCGACAATTCAATATGGATACGGTGGCTTTGAAATTTCACTGACGCCTTATTATTCGGCTTCCATAGGGAAGATATGGCTAGAGCGTGGAGGAGTCTATGTCATTGCTAATATTAGGGGAGGAGGCGAGTTTGGGCCCGAGTGGCATCAGGCCGCTCTGAGGGAAAATCGTCAGGTGGCTTTTGACGATTTTATCGCTGTGTCGCGGGACCTAATTGATCGCAAAATTACTTCACCTGAAAAATTGGGGATTGAAGGCGGAAGCAATGGAGGATTATTGGTCGGTGCGACGATGGTGCAAAGGCCAGAGCTCTATAAGGCGGCACTTGTGCAGGTTCCTTTGCTTGATATGGTGAGGTATTCAAAATTACTCGCAGGGGCCAGCTGGATGGCCGAATACGGCGATCCAGATGATCCCAAGCAATGTGCTCATCTGTTGAAGTATTCTCCCTATCACAATCTCAATCCCAAAACGCAATATCCTCAGCCCCTGTTTACAACTTCAACAAAGGATGATCGAGTTCATCCTGGACATGCACGTAAAATGGCTGCGCGCATGTTGGAGCAAGGACATTCTGTTTTTTATTATGAGAATATCAACGGAGGGCATGCGGGCCGAGCAAACCTGGAAGAGACAGCCCATGTGATGGCCATGGAATACACTTACTTTTGGAACAGATTGAGGTAG
- a CDS encoding class I SAM-dependent methyltransferase translates to MSKNRKSASDNFDKYAYYLKSVQSPDTDVLFLRDVYKELRGKRPTVLREDFCGTFSILCEWVKLHPSYLGVGLDLDHEPTDYGKAHHLARLKPAQQRNVQIYNENVLSKKLAKADIIVAMNFSYFIFKTRSSMKEYFSNAFSCLNEGGLFIVDCFGGPACQEPNVEKVVHKGFSYFWDQESFDAITHHAVFHIHFKVKGEGRKRKNVFSYDWRMWSIPELRDIMEEVGFRRTHVYWEGTTKSGDGNGEFTRAEVTNENCDAWVAYIVGEK, encoded by the coding sequence ATGAGTAAAAATCGAAAGAGTGCGTCTGATAACTTTGACAAATATGCCTATTATCTCAAATCAGTTCAATCTCCCGACACAGATGTTTTGTTTTTGCGAGACGTTTATAAGGAGTTGAGAGGCAAAAGGCCGACTGTTCTCCGGGAAGATTTTTGCGGAACTTTCTCGATCTTGTGTGAATGGGTGAAGCTCCATCCTTCCTATCTTGGAGTTGGACTTGATTTGGATCATGAGCCTACCGACTATGGAAAGGCTCACCATTTGGCAAGACTCAAGCCCGCACAGCAGAGAAACGTACAGATCTACAACGAAAATGTATTATCAAAAAAACTGGCCAAGGCTGACATCATAGTGGCCATGAATTTCTCCTATTTTATTTTTAAGACCCGATCGTCCATGAAGGAGTATTTTTCTAATGCGTTTTCTTGTCTGAACGAGGGAGGACTTTTCATCGTCGACTGTTTTGGGGGGCCGGCCTGTCAGGAGCCCAACGTAGAAAAGGTCGTTCACAAGGGGTTTTCCTATTTTTGGGATCAAGAAAGTTTTGATGCCATCACTCATCATGCTGTTTTTCATATTCATTTCAAGGTTAAGGGTGAGGGACGAAAGCGAAAGAATGTGTTTTCTTACGATTGGAGAATGTGGTCTATCCCTGAGTTGAGAGACATTATGGAGGAAGTCGGGTTTCGTCGAACACATGTCTATTGGGAAGGAACGACCAAGAGCGGTGACGGGAATGGTGAATTCACGAGAGCAGAGGTCACCAACGAAAACTGTGACGCATGGGTTGCCTACATTGTAGGGGAAAAGTAA